A stretch of Toxoplasma gondii ME49 chromosome V, whole genome shotgun sequence DNA encodes these proteins:
- a CDS encoding GDP-L-fucose synthetase (encoded by transcript TGME49_286220) yields the protein MQKSGCAQASGREARQAASGSLRKLLCRGKRKAEQRTFSARNESCCKGEGTSNSGETPRNPLLPLNHAQQAVSMAGDRVSPSLPVCLVTGGSGLVGKALQSVLLREQAPSSSSSSSSSSPSDSEGKDGGTVRGEASLEGPTIISARAVAFVFVGSRDADLRDYTQTERLFLRYRPQSLIHLAARVGGLFDNTAHNLEFFQDNLRINDNVVRVAHLLQVRKAVFCLSTCIFPAHYAESGECLVEEHLHNGPPHPSNEGYSYAKRMLEVSVRLHRQRFGHQWRCVVPTNLYGPFDQFSLEKAHVLPALIYKAFLASQENNSLVVGGTGSPLRQFLYSEDAAEILLRVLDAPALSEEESLMILASDADSSEGTSIAYIAQRIADAFHLSKPLEFDRSRPDGIYRKPVSTARLRRFLGPDFRFLSLEEGIQRTVQWFVQNNKSART from the exons atgcagaagagcgGCTGCGCGCAGGCAAGCGGGCGGGAGGCTCGCCAGGCTGCGTCTGGGTCTCTGCGAAAGTTGCTCTGCAGAGGCAAGAGGAAAGCGGAACAGAGAACGTTTTCAGCGAGGAACGAGAGCTGCTGCAAAGGCGAAGGGACCTCGAACTCCGGCGAAACTCCTCGCAATCCACTCCTCCCTCTCAACCACGCACA acaggcAGTCTCCATGGCGGGAGaccgcgtttctccgtctcttccggTCTGCCTCGTCACCGGCGGCTCCGGCCTTGTTGGAAAAGCTCTCCAgtccgttcttctccgagAACAAgccccttcttcttcctcatcctcttcttcctcttctccttcggaCTCTGAGGGAAAAGACGGTGGGACTGTGAGAGGAGAAGCGTCGCTTGAAGGTCCGACGATAATCTCGGCGCGAGCTGTCGCGTTCGTTTTTGTGGGGTCGCGAGACGCAGACCTGCG gGATTACAcccagacagagagactctTTCTGCGATATCGACCGCAGTCACTCATCCATCTCGCCGCCCGCGTCGGGGGCCTCTTCGATAATACGGCTCACAAT CTCGAGTTCTTCCAAGACAATCTACGCATTAATGACAACGTCGTCCGCGTCGCGCATCTCTTGCAG GTCCGGAAAGCTGTCTTTTGTCTGTCAACTTGCATCTTTCCCGCCCACTACGCAGAGTCAGGAGAGTGTCTCGTGGAAGAGCATCTCCA CAATGGACCCCCGCATCCCTCAAATGAAGGCTACTCGTACGCAAAGAGGATGCTCGAAGTCTCTGTCCGTCTCCATCGCCAGAGGTTCGGACATCAATGGAGATGCGTGGTTCCGACGAATCTCTACGGTCCTTTTGACCAGTTCTCTCTGGAAAAGGCGCATGTTCTTCCCGCTCTCATCTACAAGGCTTTCCTTGCCTCCC AGGAAAACAACTCCCTCGTCGTCGGAGGAACTGGGTCGCCGCTGCGACAGTTCCTTtacagcgaagacgcagccGAAATTCTTCTGCGAGTCCTTGACGCGCCTGCCTTgtctgaggaagagagcCTAATGATTCTGGCGTCCGATGCGGACTCATCTG agggaacGTCTATCGCTTACATAGCGCAACGCATTGCAGACGCGTTTCACCTGTCGAAGCCTCTCGAG TTTGACCGATCGAGGCCGGACGGCATATACAGAAAG ccAGTCTCTACCGCCAGGCTGCGTCGGTTCCTCGGTCCGGactttcgcttcctgtctctcgaggAAG GAATTCAACGGACTGTCCAGTGGTTCGTCCAAAACAACAAAAGCGCGAGAACCTAA